The Candidatus Krumholzibacteriia bacterium genome contains the following window.
GCCGATGAGGGCGCAGGCGTTCTCGCGGCAGGCGGTGGCCATGCCCTCGACCACATCGGCGAAGACGTCGCCGTCGAGGCGTCCGGCCGCGAAGTAGTCGAGGAAGAACCACGGACGCGCACCCTGCACCAGGATGTCGTTCACGCAGTGGTTCACGAGGTCGGCGCCGACGCCGCGGCAGTCGCGGGCCATCTGGGCGACCTTGAGCTTGGTGCCGACGCCGTCGATCGAGCTGACGAGGTAGCCGCCACCGGGCAGACGGTACAGGCCCCCGAACGACCCCACGTCGCTCGCCACGTCCTCGCCCCAGGTGGAACGGATGGCGTCGCGCACCCGAGCGAGCGCGGTCGAGGCCGCGTCGATGTCGACTCCGCTGTCCTTGTATTCCATGATCGGCGGAGTGTAGGTCCGGACCGGAGGGTCGTCAAACCAACAGCGCCAACGCCACCGCGGTTCAGGCCGCCTCGAAGACCGGGCGCTCGCCGCCCTCCTTCTTCTTCGACTTCGCCGCCGCCTCACGCACGATGCGCTGGATCTGGAGTGCCGTGTCGTCGCTCTGCTCGATCAGGTCGAAGTTCCCCTGCTCGACCAGCGACACGAAGGTGTCGACGACCCGGGAGTCGAACTGCGAACCACGGAAACGCCGCACCTCGGCCACGCACTGTTCCAGGGTGAGCGCCGCGCGGTAGGGGCGGTTCGAGCACATGGCGTCGATGGCGTCGCAGAGGTTCAGGATGTGGCTCCCGAGGCTGATCTCGTCACCCTTCAGACCGTCGGGATAACCCTGGCCGTCGGGACGTTCGTGGTGGTGCCTCACCAGATCCGCGGCGTCCTCGAGGAACTTCATCTTCTCGACGATCTCGCCTCCGATGGCCGGATGGGCGCTCAGGATGTCGAACTCGTCCTTCGACAACCGCGCCGGCTTGCACACGATGTCGTTGGTGATCGCGATCTTTCCGATGTCGTGCAGCAGACCCGCGTACTCGAGTGTCTCGAGTTCACGCGGCGACAGGCCCAGGTGGCGCCCGATCTGCACCGCGTACCTGGCCACACGGTAGCTGTGTCCGTGCG
Protein-coding sequences here:
- a CDS encoding HD-GYP domain-containing protein; the encoded protein is PAFLVPAVLSHLVFALVNNLLATVVMALSEAKRFDEVARTVFGWHFLTGVGAAPLSAFLVFSYGYAGLWSLILFVIPLLIIYQAHRLFEQMNSAHKETVAALTTALEADEPYTHGHSYRVARYAVQIGRHLGLSPRELETLEYAGLLHDIGKIAITNDIVCKPARLSKDEFDILSAHPAIGGEIVEKMKFLEDAADLVRHHHERPDGQGYPDGLKGDEISLGSHILNLCDAIDAMCSNRPYRAALTLEQCVAEVRRFRGSQFDSRVVDTFVSLVEQGNFDLIEQSDDTALQIQRIVREAAAKSKKKEGGERPVFEAA